One Hydrogenophaga crassostreae genomic region harbors:
- a CDS encoding pentapeptide repeat-containing protein yields the protein MTFGSALNHNFDGFDFDGVILDRAIFGDINLRGIKLSGASLKGCDVSNTNFSDCNLSGANFSDAILMNCRFDRADLRNAILENCNLEMASFAEANLSGANLSGSKIYGVSV from the coding sequence TTGACATTCGGTAGTGCACTCAATCATAATTTTGATGGTTTTGATTTTGATGGGGTCATCCTTGACCGGGCAATATTCGGTGATATTAATCTTCGAGGAATTAAACTATCTGGGGCTTCGCTCAAGGGATGCGATGTTTCGAACACTAATTTTTCCGATTGCAATCTTTCTGGGGCTAATTTCTCCGACGCCATTTTGATGAATTGTCGTTTTGATCGTGCTGATTTACGTAATGCGATACTTGAAAATTGCAATCTTGAAATGGCTTCTTTTGCAGAGGCAAATCTCTCTGGTGCAAACCTCTCTGGTTCGAAAATTTATGGCGTCTCCGTTTGA
- a CDS encoding MarR family winged helix-turn-helix transcriptional regulator, with protein MKQPTDRSHAPALSDAHIGKEAGVSGTDHQAIRLWLRLLACSTQIEQQISQRLRTRFGTTLARFDYMAQLNRYPEGLRMKVLSRYLMVTGGSVTGLTDQLVSEGFVTREEDPDDRRALVVRLTPAGVQQFEKMAAEHEEWLNTMFAGLGQPEQEELYRLLGHMRSVLAEG; from the coding sequence ATGAAACAGCCCACCGACCGAAGCCACGCGCCCGCGCTCAGCGATGCCCACATCGGGAAAGAGGCGGGCGTCTCCGGCACCGACCACCAGGCCATCCGCCTCTGGCTGCGCCTGCTGGCCTGCAGCACCCAGATCGAACAGCAGATCAGCCAGCGACTGCGCACCCGCTTTGGCACCACGCTGGCCCGCTTTGACTACATGGCCCAGCTCAACCGCTACCCCGAAGGCCTGCGCATGAAGGTGTTGTCGCGCTACCTGATGGTCACCGGCGGCAGCGTGACCGGCTTAACCGATCAACTGGTGTCAGAGGGCTTTGTGACTCGCGAAGAAGACCCAGATGACCGGCGCGCCCTGGTGGTTCGCTTGACGCCTGCGGGCGTTCAGCAGTTTGAAAAGATGGCGGCAGAGCACGAAGAGTGGCTCAACACGATGTTTGCCGGCCTGGGACAACCGGAGCAGGAGGAGCTGTATCGGCTGCTGGGGCACATGCGGTCGGTGTTGGCTGAGGGATAG